The following are encoded in a window of Saccharothrix longispora genomic DNA:
- a CDS encoding twin-arginine translocation signal domain-containing protein, producing MSENDLSPQDEPNRIVSRRRFLYLTGAGGLVLAVVPSGGPPGAERDLALAANATRTLHLRRREDSLNLRVDLFNADVVQTAGGAELRRVTAGSAYLVVHFPPQAVLERLLTDPLRLGDLPLPTRVSGPSRLAFDITAALPMAATLDALLGWTGFTPRLAPTATTQTTSALVAPTDTQTALELPWRVVLSPNENEGWDHSTTPVTRNGWTELWHTRMGARTAGGEVDDHAEGRTVRAVWLTDPQMATWAQNPSSVPTGNTDDVDHLLTAKQRFSIVRLSSDPTLRAGLDASLPKPIDVAELTLSSLGATLDADARWNYPANAALDLRGWQHRTTWGRDHFVRTQNAGFLFPYGHRAALVQVAERQVARRPNPDGSPGPWYAYLRRTEYVVVQQPVRTYQGDGAMPRAGRKLPFTAVRVLTRATPPLTTDRIDFANPGGAVNSFVPRVAGAPGTPFAFHLRGTDHDGHEVDFTAPVVFVPDATAAGSTTLLNAIQTAYNTSTSPDAVAVRSVDTGGRRIALASRGPNPMGSTTANADRLVLNSEAALGDRAALLAAGKAPFYPHLERAVLRLPEVAALTGGSVAATAFEYASVYLTNGIDHALNRGGVYLTVHPSASPPALDFSAAATGGVATPGGAIRGLSAPKGPITADPIQVAKELYDPAQMFGDVDKAKVLGGIPIKDLLPVFDPNTTNPDAAPTLNHRYREDISASEWTVIWTPKVEAGPKQLPVFEPLPLPTSEPSARTLTVLAVHTSPDKAGVDASYRVHGEVRDFALHLFGKQGRWRVISLVFDNLRFTQATGAKTTVDCRIREVSFHNAFKFVEELAEMCSFLGGKVDIAVGSGGVQAGLRFAVPTVALGVFELKELVVHAAVAVPFDGSAVRVTFDLNTRDRPFNLRISWFTGGGYAGIALGADGLERLEVGFTFGAALSLDVGVASGGVEAVGGICYVLERVKVVENGAEVVRQQVGLTAFLRLRGSLRFLGLVKVSVEFYLGLTYQEKADGSSVLVGEASVTVSIEVWLFSETFTVRTRRELAKTAAPAARGTSGRDRAALAAAPEVPSHPFGAAFTQQDWTEYCAAFAPVGA from the coding sequence ATGAGCGAGAACGACCTGTCGCCGCAGGACGAGCCGAACCGGATCGTCAGCCGACGCCGGTTCCTGTACCTGACGGGCGCCGGCGGCCTGGTGCTCGCGGTCGTCCCGTCGGGCGGGCCACCCGGCGCGGAGCGGGACCTCGCCCTGGCCGCCAACGCCACCCGGACCCTGCACCTGCGCCGCCGCGAGGACTCGCTCAACCTGCGCGTGGACCTGTTCAACGCCGACGTGGTGCAGACGGCGGGCGGGGCGGAGCTGCGCAGGGTCACCGCCGGCAGCGCGTACCTGGTGGTGCACTTCCCGCCGCAGGCGGTGCTGGAGCGGCTGCTGACCGACCCGCTGCGGCTGGGCGACCTGCCGCTGCCCACCCGGGTGTCCGGCCCCAGCCGGCTGGCCTTCGACATCACCGCCGCGCTGCCGATGGCCGCCACGCTCGACGCGCTGCTGGGGTGGACCGGTTTCACGCCGCGCCTGGCGCCGACCGCGACCACCCAGACCACCTCGGCGCTGGTGGCCCCGACCGACACGCAGACCGCGCTGGAGCTGCCCTGGCGGGTCGTGCTGTCGCCGAACGAGAACGAGGGCTGGGACCACTCCACCACCCCGGTGACCCGCAACGGGTGGACCGAGCTGTGGCACACCCGCATGGGCGCCCGGACCGCGGGCGGCGAGGTCGACGACCACGCCGAGGGCCGCACGGTCCGGGCCGTCTGGCTCACCGACCCGCAGATGGCGACGTGGGCGCAGAACCCATCGTCCGTGCCCACCGGCAACACCGACGACGTCGACCACCTGCTCACCGCGAAGCAGCGGTTCTCGATCGTGCGGCTGTCGAGCGACCCGACCCTGCGCGCCGGACTCGACGCGTCGCTGCCCAAGCCGATCGACGTGGCCGAGCTGACGTTGAGCAGCCTGGGAGCCACCCTCGACGCCGACGCCAGGTGGAACTACCCGGCCAACGCCGCGCTGGACCTGCGCGGCTGGCAGCACCGCACCACCTGGGGCCGCGACCACTTCGTGCGCACCCAGAACGCGGGCTTCCTGTTCCCCTACGGCCACCGCGCCGCGCTGGTGCAGGTCGCCGAGCGGCAGGTCGCGCGCCGCCCCAACCCCGACGGCAGCCCCGGCCCCTGGTACGCCTACCTGCGCCGCACGGAGTACGTCGTGGTGCAGCAGCCGGTGCGCACCTACCAGGGCGACGGTGCGATGCCGCGCGCGGGGCGCAAACTGCCCTTCACCGCGGTCCGCGTGCTCACCCGCGCCACCCCGCCGCTGACCACCGACCGGATCGACTTCGCCAACCCCGGCGGCGCGGTGAACTCGTTCGTGCCGCGGGTCGCCGGCGCGCCGGGCACGCCGTTCGCCTTCCACCTGCGCGGCACCGACCACGACGGGCACGAGGTCGACTTCACCGCGCCGGTGGTGTTCGTGCCCGACGCCACGGCCGCCGGGTCGACCACCCTGCTGAACGCGATACAGACCGCCTACAACACCTCCACGAGCCCCGACGCGGTCGCCGTGCGCTCCGTCGACACCGGCGGCCGGCGGATCGCCCTGGCGTCGCGCGGCCCGAACCCGATGGGCAGCACCACGGCCAACGCCGACCGGCTCGTGCTCAACTCCGAGGCCGCCCTCGGGGACCGGGCGGCGCTGCTGGCTGCGGGCAAGGCCCCGTTCTACCCGCACCTGGAGCGGGCCGTGCTGCGGCTGCCCGAGGTCGCCGCGCTGACCGGCGGGTCGGTGGCCGCCACGGCGTTCGAGTACGCCTCGGTCTACCTGACCAACGGCATCGACCACGCGCTCAACCGCGGCGGGGTCTACCTGACCGTGCACCCGTCCGCGTCACCGCCCGCGCTGGACTTCTCCGCCGCCGCCACCGGCGGCGTCGCCACGCCCGGCGGCGCCATCCGCGGGCTTTCCGCGCCCAAGGGGCCGATCACCGCCGACCCGATCCAGGTGGCCAAGGAGCTCTACGACCCGGCGCAGATGTTCGGCGACGTGGACAAGGCGAAGGTCCTCGGCGGCATCCCGATCAAGGACCTGCTGCCCGTCTTCGACCCCAACACCACCAACCCGGACGCCGCGCCGACGCTGAACCACCGCTACCGGGAGGACATCTCCGCCAGCGAGTGGACGGTGATCTGGACCCCGAAGGTGGAGGCGGGCCCCAAGCAGCTGCCGGTGTTCGAGCCTCTGCCGCTGCCCACGAGCGAGCCGTCGGCCAGGACGCTCACCGTGCTCGCCGTCCACACCAGCCCGGACAAGGCCGGCGTCGACGCCTCCTACCGGGTGCACGGCGAGGTCCGCGACTTCGCCCTGCACCTGTTCGGCAAGCAGGGCAGGTGGCGGGTGATCTCGCTGGTGTTCGACAACCTGCGGTTCACCCAGGCCACCGGCGCCAAGACGACCGTGGACTGCCGGATTCGGGAGGTCAGCTTCCACAACGCCTTCAAGTTCGTCGAGGAACTGGCCGAGATGTGCTCGTTCCTGGGCGGAAAGGTGGACATCGCGGTCGGCAGCGGGGGCGTCCAGGCCGGGCTGCGGTTCGCGGTGCCCACCGTCGCGCTGGGCGTGTTCGAGCTCAAGGAACTGGTGGTGCACGCGGCCGTGGCGGTGCCGTTCGACGGCAGCGCCGTGCGGGTCACCTTCGACCTGAACACCCGCGACCGACCGTTCAACCTGCGCATCTCCTGGTTCACCGGCGGCGGTTACGCGGGCATCGCGCTGGGCGCCGACGGCCTGGAGCGGCTGGAGGTCGGCTTCACCTTCGGCGCGGCGCTCTCACTGGACGTCGGCGTCGCCAGCGGCGGGGTCGAGGCCGTCGGCGGCATCTGCTACGTGCTGGAACGGGTCAAGGTCGTCGAGAACGGCGCGGAGGTGGTGCGCCAGCAGGTCGGCCTGACCGCGTTCCTGCGGCTGCGCGGCAGCCTGCGGTTCCTCGGCCTGGTCAAGGTGTCGGTGGAGTTCTACCTGGGCCTGACCTACCAGGAGAAGGCCGACGGCAGTTCGGTGCTCGTCGGCGAGGCGAGCGTGACCGTCTCGATCGAGGTGTGGCTGTTCAGCGAGACCTTCACCGTCCGCACCCGCCGCGAGCTGGCCAAGACCGCCGCGCCCGCCGCCCGGGGCACGTCCGGCCGGGACCGCGCGGCCTTGGCCGCCGCGCCGGAGGTGCCGTCGCACCCGTTCGGCGCGGCCTTCACCCAGCAGGACTGGACCGAGTACTGCGCCGCGTTCGCACCCGTGGGGGCATGA